GCTGCGGAAGCCGCATGTAAACTTCTTCCATTAGAAAATAGAACTTTATTTGTGCATAACACTTTTGCCACAGAACAAGATTTAGATATTATTTTAAATAATTTTAAAGATGCTTGGTTTTGCTTTTGTCCTTCATCAAATTTATTTATAAACAACAAACTAGCTAATATTCCTTTGTTTTACACAAAAACATCAAATATTTTAATCGGCACCGACAGCATTTGCACTAATAAAGAAATGGATTTATTTAATGATATTGACATTATATTAAAAAACTATCCTGACTTGAAAATCGAGCAATTATTAATGGCTGCAACTATTAATGGTGCAAGATTCCTCAACATTGAAAAACAATATGGCAGCATAGAAAAAAACAAAAAACCCGGACTTATTCAAATTGAAGATTACAAACCCGGGCTTAAAAATTTTAAAGATTTTAAAAAAAATGTGATTTTCTAGAAATTACCAATCATCTTTTTTAACAGCTTTTGGCTCCATCCCCTTTTTTAAACTTGCAATAATTTCTTTTATATTTTCATCAACTTGCAACAAGTATCCGTCGCATTTTGGGGTGTATTGCGGATCGGATTTATCCAACCAGCGTTCAAGATGGAACATTGATGCAGCTTTTTTTCTAAATTGATTAAAGGTGTAGCGATATCTACCTTCTTTGAGCTCAATTCTAAATTTAAACTCTACCATTGTGGTGGAGTTTACAAGATT
The sequence above is drawn from the Bacteroidales bacterium genome and encodes:
- a CDS encoding DUF4468 domain-containing protein, translating into MEGTKDVLYSRAIAWINSYFKNPQGVTTKRDPENGEILCAYRFWMKDADKDGNLVNSTTMVEFKFRIELKEGRYRYTFNQFRKKAASMFHLERWLDKSDPQYTPKCDGYLLQVDENIKEIIASLKKGMEPKAVKKDDW